The Glycine soja cultivar W05 chromosome 19, ASM419377v2, whole genome shotgun sequence genomic sequence TCTTCTTTCGTCAGTAATTTCCAAACAATGCTTAAGAAAAGTAACATTCTTCCATTGTTGATGGGACTGAGGTGTTATAGGTGGTTGCCACCACTGCTGCAGGCTGCTGCAGTGCTTACATATGCAGTCACAAGAGTGGGAAGGCAATACCCCCTCCCCCGTTTTTTCTATTTAGTGTGGTTTTATTCTCTTGTACATTCTTCAGTGTACTAGCCTACAAcattttagttttgaaatttaagTTCAACTTGCTAATTTTTGTGGTCCgttcaaaaattataatgaatttTGCTGATCTATGTTTATTAGACTGGTGCAATTTCTTAATGGATTTCTCTTGTCTACTGTTTCAGCTATGAAGCTTGggtcatttataattttctgtCACTGTGTCTGGCATGGGTTGGTGGTCCTGGAGCAGTTGTAATAAGTTTGAGTGGTCGAGTTCTGAAGCCATCATTTTGTCTGATGACTTGTTGCTTTCCTCCTATACCGCTGGATGGGTGGGTTTGTATCTGATTCATATTTTTGGATGTGCCTGAAGATAGTTATGTATTCCTTGAAAACTATCCCCTGATTTTTCTCTATGgaggttttttttaattacctaacTTTTTGTTAGTTGAAAGTACTAGGATGATACATTTGCCACACAATATGGAGATTTATTTTTATGGATTATTGGAAAACGACCTAGACATCCTGGAGATGCAATGGATTTTAGTAGACTTCTAACATGGTGGCATGACATTATATCATAACTTATATTCTTCTCTCATTTCTAGAACTTCTATTTCAGGCGTTTCATACGTAAATGCAAGCAAGGATGTCTGCAGTTTGTGATTTTGAAGCCCATTTTAGTTGTTGTTACACTTATACTTTATGTAAAGGGGAAGTATAAGGATGGAAATTTCAATCCAAAGCAGTCATACTTGTATCTTACGATCATTTATACGATCTCGTATACAATGGCACTCTATGTGCTTGCTTTGTTTTATGTGGCATGCAAGGATCTGCTTCAGCCATTCAATCCAGTTCCAaagtttattataataaaatctgTTGTATTCTTGACTTATTGGCAGGTAATTTTATACCTCATTCATTTTTATggtctattattttcttttattttcaactgTACGTTGTTTCTGGTTGTAAGGTAATGTAGGAAGAACAGAATAAAGAGTGACATTTTTTGGGTACATGAAGAGTGGAAGTTATATTTCTGTTATCTTTTATTCTTGTGACCATTAGAAAGGATGTGAGTGTCATGTAAAAAGAGGATGCCCTATTTATTCTTGAGATGAGCTGCAATTTGTTTGGAGCAAATTTTTTTAGCCTCCGTCTctttaaaagaaggaaaataagaaTGTTGCATCTTAAATCCTAggatataaaatgatatttcttTAGTGAACAGACATTGGATATGCACTGGATTTGTAACATCTTTGCTAGTTTATGTACTAGAAGTTGGATTTGGTGTGTGAGTTTTCTTCTCATACACCAAcatagtttaaattttaggatttgatttgtttgtgaAAGTCATCAGTCACCTATAATTTTCATCTTCCCTCCTGTTGTCTTTGTTTctctagtttttatattttccttatTTTACTTAATGGTATTAACTTTTTTGAGGCCACTGTTAAGGGCATAGTAGTtagaaaagtaataaaaaaaaaagaaatgaaactaATGTACTATGCATGTGTTACGACATTCATTTGATATATTGCCAAGTTTAATAGCTTTATCTTATATTGTATTTATTGAATGCACAAAGTTTGCGGTGTTATGggattatttagaatttgaagATGGCTATGTTATTTTGGTGTTGCTTGGTTCggctgtttttttcttttcacttttgaaGTTTGAAGCAGGGTGacatttttcttattcatttctTAGGGCGTGTTATTCTTCCTTGCTGCAAAGTCAGGATTCATCGAGGATGCTGATGAAGCTGCCTTACttcaaaattttatcatttgtgtTGAGATGCTTGTTGCTGCCGTAGGCCTCTTTTACGCATTTCCATACAAAGAATATTCCAGTGCTAATATAGGTGGATCCCGTGGTGTGACAGCTAGCCTTGGGCATGCTTTGAAGTTAAATGATTTTTACCATGATACAGTCCACCAGGTGAGTCTCACTTTGTATGTTCTCTCTGTGGTTTATGGACAGTGTTAACATAGCATTTGCAtcagccttttttttttttcagtaaaaatatactatatatattaattgagtACCAGTGGTACTGAAAAGTACAAGTTACACCTTCAAGCTGGTTTCGTATCAGACTTTATGTCTGACCTAAACCAAATGAtggatatataaatatgtaatacATATATTTACTATAGTTTCCTATTCTCAATTTCTTGCAAACCCCTCGCTAATGTTGGATGACCATTGATTATAGTGAATGTCAAAACCCTTCTCCAAATGTCTGAGCCATGTCCATAACAAGAAAATAGCATCTTCCTGAATTTTATTTGCATTAAACGAATCATTGGAAAAAATAATGCTGTTTCTTTGCTTCCAAATGGTCCATGTCAGTGCATTTTTGGTATCCTGGGTTCTAGTTGAAATTTCTGACTCTTCTTTGCTTTATATTTTCTCTGCTGATAATCTGATACCACTTAAACCTGTGGCAGTTTGCACCAACGTATCATGAATATGTTCTCTATAATCACAGCGAAGGTGAGGAGGGAACTAAGAAGTACAGGTCACGAACTTCTGTTCCAATTGGCCCAGAGATGGATTCTGTAAGAAATAAACATATGTCTGGAGACAAGTTAGATGACATACAGCTCTCAAGTTTGTCTTCTACCAGTAGCACTCCTTCAAATTCTGGTTCCATTCCTGATGCTTCAAATTCTGATGCAACGAATTCTTCCTTGCTTGTGGATATGTCCAATTCTGTTTCGGAACCATACGACTTGACCTTCATTGACTTGGATGTATCCAGTTACCCTGAAGAGGTTCCTGCGGCTGATAAAGCTGGTGGTAGGTGACCATGAGGAATATTCAGAGCTAGGTTTGATGGGAAAAATGTTATCGCTTGAGGAGATTAGAGGGGCGTCAGACATATCTTCTGTGCTTGGAAAGAACGAACTATGATTGTGGTTTCTTAAATCCTGGTAAAGGAATTAAGCAGATCATGTGGGAACATACGTTTGTGCAAACTACCTTAAGCGTCTAGTCGGCCTCACTGCCAAGCAAAATAGTTCTTGATATTGGTCTCTGTCTCCAATTTTTGTGTGTCCTGTGTGTAAATTGTAGATACAGAACTTGTTGACATGCCTCAAAGTTCAACCATGGAagatactaaaaaaaaagatttagaattaattgatttttttctccCATGCACCTTTTTGATACCTGTTCTTGTCGGTTTCAATGTTTATAGCAATGCCATTGTCGTTATTTACACTATTTTTGGAATCTGGTTATATTTATTGTGTTTGATACTAATTTGAGTAAATTGTCTGTGACGACAAATTTTAACGGAGGAGTTGACGAGTCCCAAACggtttaagatttcaaattctaCGTTTTCCTTAATTCTAATTCATTTGTTAGTTTCTTCATCTTATACTACatctattgaaaataaaatcaactgatgtgaccaaaaaaattaaaagaaaagtataCCGAGTAAAACgatcttttttaaatttgaaagaaagTGCAGAATGTAAATCTCGCGTACGAAATTTTTTCAAGAAAGTCGTTGATGAATTTGTAGTTGTATAATGTCAGGATTCAAGGACATGAGAATGCCATAGGGTTTGATCTTCAATCGATATTAGTTTGAGTTCAATTTAGATATATATTGTACGAGCTCTTGCGATGCCATCGTTGTGCCTTGCCTTATCGATCCGTTGCATAACCATTTTAAATAGCATTTCAAAACATTTCTCATTGTTTAGATATTAAACTTATTCATTCTATGTTAATTAGAAAGCACTTGGCTAGCTAATCCTGCTTATTACTTGTTTATATGCATACTTTCTCAGAAAGCTCATAACCAACTTTATGAAGAATACTGATTAGTAAGGAAGCTGATAAGAAAGCATGAGAATTATATTTGTATTCTTCAAGAGCATCATTGGTTGATTTATTATATCTGCACTGCTGCAAGCTTAGTTTTCTAAGCATATTAAACATATTAAGCCTAACTAGCCTAAGGTAAGGTGCACAGAAGCTTGTCATTTAAGTTGCACACTCTTGTTGGATGTTTGCAACTTTGCATGTGTGAGCTGATGGGTTACACAACTGTCTTCGATATTTACGATGTTGTTGTTGTCCCGTGCTGATTTCCATGGTATACAACTTTGTACTATGCTAAATTTAGCATCTGCATAACCATGCTAAAATTTCCCATGGCCATTTTGATGCCcgaaaataatttttgactTTCTAATGGTCATGAAAACACCtataacatttaaattaaatctttttgcTATAATTCTCTCACAATTTGACAACTTTTATTTATGTATTGGTGGAAATAATCATGTTTATcaattcaataataaataagagGAAATAAGTGAAATTTCATatcaaataataacaaatttaaaatgtgaTAATTCACTCCCTTGTATTGTTTATATTTGAATCTTATGATCGTCTTAAATCTTGTGTTCGTGAGAACATATGATTATGTAGGTGATTTTAAAGAATTTCGTGTTAGaagatgttaaaaaataaaactatgatAGGATGTAACATTAGTATACgtatttctatattatttatataatgttatgaacatgttattttatttcttaacttgttttttttaaaaaaattggatgattttactttggattaaatatgttttgatattttgataagtttttaatttgataattaatacAAATGTGAACTTTTTTATTCACGTgaaatcttttatatttattaaataaaatctctttaattaattacaaattgtcatatataatatttaataaatacgtATGGGTGTCACAAGGACAAAACTCATCACCCTCTCTTTGATTGGCAACGAAACTCGATTGTTTATCTAATTCTTTGAACAAGTATGCAAAAAACAAGGTTACCTTAATCCAATTTCTTGTGCTACTAATTGCTCATATTTCCAATTCATAAagccaattattattattaatgttattaCTCCTGTATCGTAACGTAGAGATCATCATGTTATCAAAAGTTTTATTATATAGCCATTTATTCGGGTTCCGTTAGGTACTGTGTACCGCTGTTGTCACTTGTGTGCAAAGATTAGTAGCCTTTCTTGCATTTATTGTTACACGCCAAGAGATACGCTTTAGACCGTGACCAACATTACCAAAGCTTTTTTCTCCCTCTGATGGGAAATTTCATGATATGGTTAAGTTTAAAACAAACGTAACAATTATCGAATACGTCTAATGTCTATATACGCGGTATAAAACAATTTGgtattattatctaattataaattactgtatgaattattttaaaagtcaacaacTCATCATATATATTAGGTTGTGATTAGATAATTGTGTAATTCTTTTTACTAATAAcatctttttctctcttattaaatataaaattgtataGTTTTACCTTTAATCgtctttaatttaataaaaattgagtaCACAATTGTATTTTGTTACTATTTAACGATAAGCAAGGATCCAAATTCAACTTATATTCCTTCCCTCATTGGACAATCATAGGATAAGGATGGCTCTGACTTAACAATGAATCCCTTATGCACAGGCAGCAGAGcatactaaataaaataaagaaagaaagaacaaacTTAAGTACCACAGCCTCGGCCCctggcttttttttctttttttttctaaactttaaattaaatgttcacagattttatttttttttacttttcttcacctatattttttatact encodes the following:
- the LOC114400582 gene encoding transmembrane protein 184A-like, which gives rise to MGILVPLFFHVVAFICTVAAIALAVLHIYRHLLSYTEPTYQRYIVRIIFMVPVYALMSFLSLVIPESSIYFNSIREVYEAWVIYNFLSLCLAWVGGPGAVVISLSGRVLKPSFCLMTCCFPPIPLDGRFIRKCKQGCLQFVILKPILVVVTLILYVKGKYKDGNFNPKQSYLYLTIIYTISYTMALYVLALFYVACKDLLQPFNPVPKFIIIKSVVFLTYWQGVLFFLAAKSGFIEDADEAALLQNFIICVEMLVAAVGLFYAFPYKEYSSANIGGSRGVTASLGHALKLNDFYHDTVHQFAPTYHEYVLYNHSEGEEGTKKYRSRTSVPIGPEMDSVRNKHMSGDKLDDIQLSSLSSTSSTPSNSGSIPDASNSDATNSSLLVDMSNSVSEPYDLTFIDLDVSSYPEEVPAADKAGGR